In a genomic window of Flavobacterium crassostreae:
- the rmuC gene encoding DNA recombination protein RmuC, which produces MSSMLSSFLILFSIALAIGIFIGKLLFSAHFQTTKISLEQKSLALTLQLDQLKEHWKHEKIALEKKIATALLEKETLRDQKDSLAIQLSKKEADFENLWERNKEQRNEVENLQQKFTKEFENLANKILEEKSSKFTAQNKENMQNILYPLQDKIQLFEKKVADTHKESIDYHAALRQQIIGLRDMNIQMSKETVNLTKALKGDSKTQGNWGELVLERVLEKSGLEKGREYQIQQNFTNAEGHKVIPDVVINLPDGKKMIVDSKVSLTAYEKYCNEEQEEAKAVYLKEHLLSIKRHVEQLGAKNYSEVYPIESPDFVLLFIPIEPAFALALNQDIGLYNKAFEKNIIIVTPATLLATLRTIDSMWANQKQQENAFEIARQAGALYDKFEGFVTDLIKIGKKIDESKTEYHAAMNKLTQGKGNLIVSVEKLKKMGAKAKKALPETIVQRAEQK; this is translated from the coding sequence ATGTCTAGCATGTTGTCCTCCTTTTTGATTCTTTTTAGTATTGCACTTGCAATAGGTATTTTTATAGGAAAACTTCTTTTTTCTGCCCATTTTCAGACTACAAAAATAAGTTTAGAACAGAAATCACTTGCTTTAACACTCCAACTAGACCAATTGAAAGAGCATTGGAAACACGAAAAAATAGCTTTAGAAAAAAAAATAGCCACCGCCCTTTTAGAAAAAGAAACCCTAAGAGACCAAAAAGATAGTCTGGCTATACAACTTTCAAAAAAAGAAGCAGATTTTGAAAACCTCTGGGAACGCAATAAAGAACAACGCAACGAAGTAGAAAATTTACAACAAAAATTCACTAAAGAGTTTGAAAACCTCGCAAATAAGATATTAGAAGAAAAATCCAGTAAATTTACAGCACAAAATAAAGAAAACATGCAAAACATCTTGTATCCGTTGCAAGATAAAATACAATTATTTGAAAAAAAAGTAGCCGATACCCACAAAGAAAGTATTGATTATCATGCTGCCTTACGCCAACAAATTATTGGCTTGCGCGACATGAATATTCAAATGAGTAAGGAGACCGTCAATTTAACCAAAGCATTAAAAGGCGATAGCAAAACACAAGGTAATTGGGGCGAGTTAGTGTTAGAGCGGGTTTTAGAAAAATCGGGCTTAGAAAAAGGACGAGAATACCAAATACAACAAAATTTCACTAATGCAGAGGGCCATAAAGTAATTCCTGATGTAGTAATAAACCTACCCGATGGCAAAAAAATGATTGTGGACTCTAAGGTCTCTTTGACTGCCTACGAAAAATACTGTAATGAAGAACAAGAAGAAGCAAAAGCGGTTTATCTGAAAGAACATTTGCTCTCTATAAAACGCCATGTGGAGCAATTAGGCGCCAAAAACTACTCGGAGGTGTACCCCATTGAGAGTCCAGATTTTGTCTTGCTTTTTATCCCAATTGAACCTGCCTTTGCCCTAGCATTAAACCAAGATATTGGCTTATACAATAAGGCTTTTGAAAAAAATATTATCATTGTTACTCCAGCCACTTTGCTAGCCACTTTACGCACCATTGATAGTATGTGGGCCAATCAAAAACAACAAGAAAATGCTTTTGAAATAGCACGCCAAGCTGGAGCTTTGTATGATAAATTTGAAGGATTTGTGACCGATTTAATCAAAATAGGCAAAAAAATAGACGAAAGCAAAACAGAATACCATGCCGCCATGAATAAACTCACTCAAGGAAAAGGCAACCTAATTGTAAGTGTCGAAAAATTAAAAAAAATGGGAGCCAAAGCAAAAAAAGCATTGCCCGAAACTATAGTACAAAGAGCCGAACAAAAATAA
- a CDS encoding ABC transporter ATP-binding protein has translation MSSTILKTKELTIGYKTKNQTTVVAKNLNLNFEKGKLIALVGANGVGKSTLLRTITGIQKPLEGSVWLDGKKITDYSPLALAQNLSVVLTEKLPPSNLTVFELIALGRQPYTNWIGRLSPTDMAKITTAMELTQISDLALQKHYEISDGQLQKVLVARALAQDTPLILLDEPTTHLDLLHKVALFKLLKKLTTETQKCILFSTHDIDMAIQLSDQIIIMTPENVVQDSPCNCIANGNFKALFNDESIWFDSNKGAFIIQ, from the coding sequence ATGAGCTCTACTATTCTAAAAACCAAAGAGTTAACCATTGGTTACAAGACCAAAAACCAAACTACGGTTGTTGCAAAAAACCTGAATCTAAATTTTGAAAAAGGAAAATTAATTGCCTTAGTGGGGGCTAACGGCGTAGGCAAATCTACCTTGTTGCGTACCATTACTGGCATTCAAAAACCTCTAGAAGGCAGTGTTTGGTTAGATGGCAAAAAAATAACCGATTACAGCCCCTTAGCCTTAGCCCAAAATTTGAGTGTAGTACTCACCGAAAAACTACCGCCTAGCAACCTAACCGTTTTTGAACTAATTGCCCTAGGCAGGCAACCTTACACCAATTGGATTGGCAGACTAAGCCCTACAGATATGGCCAAAATAACTACTGCCATGGAGCTTACACAAATTTCGGATTTGGCGCTCCAAAAGCATTACGAAATAAGCGATGGGCAATTACAAAAAGTGCTCGTTGCTCGTGCATTGGCTCAAGACACCCCACTTATACTATTGGACGAACCTACTACACATTTGGATTTATTGCATAAAGTTGCTCTTTTTAAACTCTTAAAAAAGCTTACAACCGAAACCCAAAAATGTATTTTATTTTCTACCCATGATATAGATATGGCCATCCAATTGAGTGACCAAATAATCATCATGACGCCCGAAAATGTAGTCCAAGACAGCCCTTGCAATTGTATTGCTAACGGCAATTTTAAGGCATTATTTAATGACGAAAGCATTTGGTTTGACTCTAACAAAGGGGCTTTTATCATCCAATAA
- a CDS encoding tRNA (cytidine(34)-2'-O)-methyltransferase, which yields MLNIVLVEPEIPNNTGNIGRLCVGTQSKLHLIHPFGFVINDKNLKRSGLDYWVHLDVTEYANLADWKAQIPDTSRVFLMSSHAKKSYLDIAFQDGDWLVFGKESCGLSEAVLEQFQTHLKIPMATNIRSFNIANAVAFVIGEAKRQIGW from the coding sequence ATGTTAAATATAGTTTTAGTGGAACCCGAAATCCCTAATAATACCGGGAATATTGGTCGTTTGTGTGTTGGTACACAAAGCAAGTTGCATTTAATTCATCCGTTTGGATTTGTGATTAATGACAAAAATTTAAAACGTTCTGGATTAGATTATTGGGTGCATCTTGATGTGACAGAATATGCCAATCTAGCAGATTGGAAGGCACAGATACCAGATACTTCAAGAGTTTTTTTGATGAGTTCTCATGCCAAAAAATCCTATTTAGACATTGCATTTCAGGACGGAGATTGGCTTGTTTTTGGAAAAGAAAGTTGTGGACTCTCCGAGGCAGTTTTAGAACAATTTCAAACCCATTTAAAAATACCTATGGCCACCAACATCCGGAGTTTTAATATCGCCAATGCGGTAGCTTTTGTAATTGGAGAGGCCAAACGCCAAATAGGCTGGTAA
- a CDS encoding iron ABC transporter permease: MTSHKRNFILFSVLSIALVVLFFANISFGSIAIPFQEVFKSLTTGQASKSTWEYILIHYRLPKAITAVLVGMGLSVSGLLMQTLFRNPLAGPYVLGLSSGASLGVAFVILGTAFMPAGIGDLFRSSYGIILASTTGSAMVLLAVLVVSHRLRDTMAILIVGLMFGSFTSAVVGTLTYFSTAEQLQKFTFWSMGTLGNLSWTSIGVLSVAVLAGLGISLLSIKPLNALLLGENYARSLGLNFKKTRFLIILATSILAGSITAYAGPIAFIGLAVPHIAKLIFQTSNHLVLYWSTLLLGATIMLVCDLASQLPGLDLILPINAVTSLLGAPIVIWLLVRKKKMMG; this comes from the coding sequence TTGACAAGCCACAAACGAAATTTTATTTTATTCTCAGTACTTAGTATAGCCTTAGTGGTTTTATTTTTTGCAAACATTAGTTTTGGATCTATAGCCATTCCGTTCCAAGAGGTATTCAAAAGCTTAACCACCGGTCAGGCTAGCAAATCCACCTGGGAGTATATCCTCATTCACTACCGTTTGCCCAAAGCAATAACAGCCGTTTTGGTAGGCATGGGACTTTCTGTAAGTGGTTTGTTAATGCAAACCTTGTTCCGGAATCCTCTTGCGGGACCGTATGTTTTGGGGCTAAGTTCTGGCGCAAGTCTGGGAGTGGCCTTTGTTATTTTAGGCACTGCCTTTATGCCTGCTGGTATCGGAGATTTATTTAGATCTTCGTACGGAATTATTTTGGCATCCACCACCGGAAGTGCTATGGTATTATTGGCTGTTTTAGTAGTTTCGCACCGCCTACGAGATACTATGGCTATATTAATTGTGGGGCTTATGTTTGGTAGTTTTACTAGTGCTGTTGTTGGTACACTAACGTATTTTAGCACCGCCGAACAATTACAAAAATTTACCTTTTGGTCCATGGGAACCTTAGGTAATTTGTCCTGGACTTCTATTGGCGTATTGTCTGTGGCGGTTTTGGCAGGACTAGGCATAAGCTTGTTGAGTATAAAACCATTAAATGCCTTGTTACTTGGAGAGAATTATGCTCGGAGTTTGGGGCTTAATTTCAAAAAAACAAGATTTTTAATTATTCTTGCTACCAGTATTTTGGCCGGAAGCATCACTGCCTACGCAGGCCCTATTGCATTTATTGGTTTGGCTGTGCCGCATATTGCAAAACTTATTTTTCAAACTAGCAACCATTTGGTTTTGTACTGGAGTACACTTTTGTTAGGAGCCACAATAATGCTAGTGTGTGATCTTGCCTCTCAACTACCTGGTTTGGACCTAATTTTACCTATAAATGCCGTAACTTCGTTGCTTGGAGCACCAATAGTTATTTGGTTATTGGTTCGGAAAAAGAAAATGATGGGATAA
- a CDS encoding pseudouridine synthase, translating to MQHAHFIIHKPYGYLSQFVYALKRKKKLLGELYDFPEGTMAIGRLDEDSEGLLLLTTDGKMSQLIRSKKVEKEYYVQVDGMITQEAIDQLKAGVTIGYNGTKYLTQKCQAQLLPTTPDLGLRAKKIRDPRHGPTSWASITVKEGKFRQVRKMTAAVGFPTLRLVRVRIGNIHLNTLEAGGVIAVATLQMPDNEY from the coding sequence ATGCAACATGCGCATTTTATTATTCATAAGCCTTATGGTTATTTAAGTCAGTTTGTTTATGCGCTAAAACGCAAAAAAAAACTGCTAGGAGAATTGTATGATTTTCCGGAAGGAACCATGGCAATAGGGCGGCTAGACGAAGATTCTGAAGGCTTGCTGCTCTTGACCACAGATGGCAAAATGAGCCAACTTATTCGTTCTAAAAAAGTAGAAAAAGAATACTATGTACAAGTAGATGGAATGATTACTCAAGAGGCAATAGACCAACTAAAAGCAGGGGTAACCATAGGTTATAATGGCACCAAATACCTAACCCAAAAATGCCAAGCCCAATTGCTCCCAACAACGCCAGATTTAGGGCTTAGAGCCAAAAAAATAAGAGACCCTCGTCATGGGCCAACCTCTTGGGCCTCTATCACCGTTAAGGAAGGCAAGTTTAGACAAGTACGAAAAATGACTGCAGCAGTGGGTTTTCCGACACTACGATTGGTTCGGGTTAGAATAGGCAACATACATTTAAATACTTTAGAAGCCGGTGGAGTTATAGCAGTTGCAACGCTTCAAATGCCGGATAATGAATACTAA
- a CDS encoding ABC transporter substrate-binding protein codes for MKLSFLKTLCLVALFSCISCKKEESPDTKSVTTATNEVQYARSLAIYKHKGYTRIKVLNPWPNAQKNYTYVLKEKNGVVPDSLLQYPSIGVPLESVVVTSTTSIPYLEILGVAKRLVGFPHTDYISSKETRKLIDKGVVKNVGQNEQLNIELLIDLNPELIVTFGIDNTNPMIDNLEKSGLKVLLQADWMEQSPLGKAEWIKLYGALFGKEKEAKIQFDKIVKNYTDALALVATKKPTATVLYGAMYQDQWYVAKANSWVAQFIKDAKANYLWSDVGGTGSIGLPLERVLDKAKNATYWIATGPYRTVTELANTNPHYSQFNAFRTKQVYTFEGKIGATGGTVYYELAPSRPDLVLKDYIKIFHPELVPNYTFAFAQKLN; via the coding sequence ATGAAACTTTCTTTCTTAAAAACGCTTTGTTTAGTTGCCTTGTTTAGTTGCATTAGTTGCAAAAAAGAAGAATCTCCAGATACCAAATCCGTTACAACAGCTACCAATGAAGTCCAATATGCTCGTAGTTTGGCTATTTATAAACACAAAGGGTATACTCGGATAAAAGTGCTTAATCCTTGGCCTAATGCGCAAAAAAACTATACATATGTCTTAAAAGAAAAAAACGGAGTGGTTCCGGATAGTTTGCTTCAATATCCTTCTATTGGGGTTCCGCTAGAGTCTGTTGTAGTGACCTCAACCACAAGTATACCGTATTTAGAAATACTTGGTGTAGCAAAACGTTTGGTAGGTTTTCCGCATACGGATTATATTTCTTCCAAAGAAACAAGAAAATTAATAGACAAAGGAGTGGTTAAAAATGTAGGCCAAAACGAACAATTAAACATCGAACTATTAATTGATTTAAACCCAGAGCTTATTGTTACTTTTGGTATAGACAATACCAACCCCATGATAGACAATCTAGAAAAAAGTGGTCTAAAGGTACTCCTACAAGCAGACTGGATGGAACAATCTCCATTAGGAAAAGCAGAATGGATTAAACTCTATGGTGCGCTTTTTGGCAAAGAAAAAGAAGCAAAGATACAGTTTGACAAAATCGTAAAAAATTATACCGATGCGCTAGCTTTGGTTGCCACCAAAAAACCTACTGCAACGGTGTTATATGGTGCTATGTACCAAGACCAATGGTATGTTGCCAAAGCAAATAGCTGGGTAGCGCAATTTATAAAAGATGCTAAGGCAAATTATTTATGGTCTGATGTTGGTGGCACAGGCAGTATTGGGTTGCCACTAGAACGCGTTTTAGACAAAGCCAAAAATGCCACGTATTGGATTGCCACTGGTCCATACCGTACGGTTACTGAATTAGCAAACACCAACCCACATTATAGTCAATTTAATGCCTTCAGAACCAAACAAGTGTACACCTTTGAAGGTAAAATTGGTGCTACAGGCGGCACGGTCTACTATGAATTAGCACCCAGCAGACCCGATTTAGTTTTAAAAGATTATATCAAGATTTTTCATCCGGAACTAGTTCCCAATTACACCTTTGCTTTTGCACAAAAATTAAATTAA